A portion of the Actomonas aquatica genome contains these proteins:
- a CDS encoding LemA family protein: MKKLLLILGIPAVLFGIVVLMAIGTYNGLVTKEQSVDAAWAQVENVYQRRADLVPNLVATVSGAADFEKSTLTAVTEARASVGRAQLPSTGAPESAAAFAQFEQAQAQLGSALSRLLVTVERYPQLTATAGFRDLQAQLEGTENRISVERGNFNRAVQTYNTAIKRFPAVMVAGLFGHEAKPYFSADPGASEAPKVNFGG; encoded by the coding sequence ATGAAGAAACTGCTGCTCATCCTCGGTATTCCCGCCGTCCTCTTCGGCATCGTGGTCCTCATGGCCATCGGCACCTACAACGGTCTCGTCACCAAGGAACAGTCGGTCGACGCCGCCTGGGCTCAGGTGGAAAACGTCTATCAACGTCGCGCCGACCTCGTGCCCAATCTCGTCGCCACCGTCTCCGGTGCGGCCGACTTCGAGAAGTCCACCCTCACCGCCGTCACCGAAGCCCGTGCCTCCGTCGGCCGCGCGCAACTGCCCTCCACTGGCGCACCCGAAAGCGCCGCCGCCTTTGCCCAGTTTGAACAGGCCCAGGCCCAGCTCGGCTCCGCCCTCTCCCGCCTGCTCGTCACCGTCGAACGTTACCCGCAGCTCACCGCCACCGCCGGCTTCCGCGACCTGCAGGCCCAGCTCGAAGGCACCGAGAACCGCATCTCCGTCGAACGCGGCAACTTCAACCGCGCCGTGCAGACCTACAACACCGCCATCAAACGCTTCCCCGCGGTTATGGTCGCCGGCCTCTTCGGCCACGAAGCCAAACCCTACTTCTCCGCCGATCCCGGCGCATCCGAGGCCCCCAAGGTCAACTTCGGCGGCTAA
- a CDS encoding TPM domain-containing protein: MVKKTVLPLRLLLLFSAICGFTTVVVAETIPAAPARHFNDYTGSISNSVVRSLDQKLEAFERESSNQLLVAIYNRMDSRSSVFDYTYRVAKSWKVGQAERNNGAVLFVFLQDRQVYLQVGYGLEGALPDALARRIIADEIAPNFRRGDYDAGMTAAVDAMIAATKGEYVGTGRTMASSRRGAQQKRGMGVGGFIFVCIIVALRLATFRRRVVIGRRGVRSTGWWIGGGGGGFGGGGGFGGGGGFSGGGGSFGGGGAGGSW; this comes from the coding sequence GTGGTTAAAAAAACTGTCCTGCCTCTCCGCCTTCTCCTGCTGTTCAGTGCGATCTGTGGTTTCACCACGGTCGTCGTAGCCGAGACCATTCCGGCGGCGCCCGCCCGCCACTTCAACGACTACACCGGCAGCATCTCCAACAGCGTCGTCCGGTCCCTCGACCAAAAGCTCGAGGCCTTTGAGCGCGAGTCGTCCAACCAGCTGCTCGTCGCGATCTACAACCGCATGGACTCGCGGTCCTCGGTGTTCGACTACACCTATCGTGTCGCCAAGAGCTGGAAAGTCGGCCAGGCCGAACGCAACAACGGCGCCGTGCTCTTTGTCTTCCTGCAGGACCGGCAGGTGTATCTGCAGGTCGGATACGGCCTCGAAGGCGCGCTGCCCGACGCCCTCGCCCGACGCATCATCGCCGACGAGATCGCCCCCAACTTTCGCCGCGGCGATTACGACGCCGGCATGACCGCCGCCGTCGACGCCATGATCGCCGCCACCAAGGGCGAATACGTCGGCACCGGCCGCACCATGGCCTCCAGTCGACGCGGCGCGCAGCAGAAACGCGGCATGGGCGTGGGTGGTTTCATCTTTGTCTGCATCATCGTCGCCCTGCGCCTCGCCACCTTCCGCCGTCGCGTCGTCATCGGTCGCCGCGGCGTGCGCTCCACCGGTTGGTGGATCGGCGGTGGGGGCGGTGGTTTTGGTGGCGGAGGCGGCTTTGGCGGCGGCGGCGGATTCTCCGGCGGCGGCGGCAGTTTTGGCGGCGGCGGCGCCGGAGGCAGTTGGTAA
- a CDS encoding TPM domain-containing protein, which translates to MSDLSVFNEQLDHERIEQAITAAELRTSGEIRVVLKAGEVDDPTAEAAAEFAKLAMHKTAERNAVLFLVAPEARKFAVFGDEGIHQKCPPDFWSEVAAAMQQHFRAGDPTTALVEGISRAGTLLGQEFPRQDDDVDELSNKVVTRPAN; encoded by the coding sequence ATGAGCGATCTATCCGTTTTCAACGAACAGCTCGACCACGAGCGTATCGAACAAGCCATCACCGCCGCGGAGCTGCGCACCTCGGGCGAAATCCGCGTCGTGCTCAAAGCCGGCGAAGTCGACGATCCCACCGCCGAAGCCGCCGCCGAGTTTGCCAAACTCGCCATGCACAAGACGGCCGAGCGCAACGCCGTGCTCTTCCTCGTCGCGCCGGAAGCGCGCAAGTTCGCCGTCTTCGGCGACGAGGGCATTCACCAAAAATGTCCGCCCGATTTCTGGAGCGAAGTTGCCGCCGCCATGCAGCAGCACTTCCGCGCCGGCGACCCCACCACCGCCCTCGTTGAAGGCATCAGCCGCGCCGGCACGCTCCTGGGTCAGGAGTTCCCCCGCCAGGACGACGACGTCGACGAACTGTCGAACAAAGTCGTCACCCGCCCGGCAAACTGA
- a CDS encoding energy transducer TonB: protein MMSRLPLHRLFLLLAALTVGLGWPLPARAADESADGEKEEQAEEEIPLAERNHIEVEGVWYPVFQYPKEAKPTYDPTPRLPRKAQKEARGGLVLLGVLIDTDGTVIDTQVAMSNTEADIEDAAKKTLRRWVFPIKADNGHPIPYAVMVPVRFDATPHFGPQ from the coding sequence ATGATGTCCCGCCTCCCTCTGCACCGCCTGTTCCTGCTGCTCGCCGCCCTCACCGTCGGTTTGGGTTGGCCGCTGCCCGCACGCGCCGCGGACGAATCGGCCGACGGGGAGAAGGAGGAGCAGGCAGAGGAGGAGATCCCACTGGCCGAGCGCAACCACATCGAAGTGGAAGGCGTGTGGTATCCGGTCTTTCAATACCCGAAGGAAGCGAAACCCACCTACGACCCGACGCCGCGTCTGCCGCGCAAGGCGCAGAAGGAAGCGCGCGGCGGTCTGGTTTTACTCGGCGTATTGATCGACACCGACGGCACGGTCATCGACACCCAGGTGGCGATGTCGAACACCGAAGCCGACATCGAGGATGCCGCCAAAAAGACCCTGCGCCGCTGGGTGTTCCCGATCAAAGCCGACAACGGCCACCCCATCCCCTACGCCGTCATGGTCCCCGTCCGCTTCGACGCCACCCCCCACTTCGGCCCGCAGTGA
- the trhA gene encoding PAQR family membrane homeostasis protein TrhA, which translates to MQATETLGETWANSLTHGVGALLSIAGLVVLLVTAANGGDAWQVTSCAIFGATLIALYTASTLYHALPGEALRRRLRKFDHAAIFLLIAGTYTPFMLVTLRGAWGWSLFGVVWGLAVAGVTLKFWFAGRFKLLSTGVYLVMGWLVLIALKPLIAELPPGGFTWLIAGGACYSLGTVFYLWRKLPYHHAVWHLWVLAGSVCHWIAVFGWVAQPA; encoded by the coding sequence ATGCAGGCGACTGAGACGTTGGGGGAAACCTGGGCCAATAGCCTCACCCATGGGGTGGGGGCGCTGCTGAGCATCGCCGGTTTGGTGGTGCTCCTGGTCACCGCGGCCAACGGCGGCGACGCGTGGCAGGTGACGAGTTGTGCGATCTTCGGCGCGACGCTCATCGCGCTCTATACCGCCTCGACGCTTTACCATGCCCTGCCGGGCGAAGCGCTGCGGCGCCGACTGCGCAAGTTCGACCACGCCGCGATCTTTCTGCTCATCGCCGGCACCTACACGCCCTTCATGTTGGTGACGCTGCGCGGCGCCTGGGGCTGGAGCCTGTTTGGCGTGGTGTGGGGTTTGGCGGTCGCGGGCGTGACGCTGAAGTTCTGGTTCGCCGGTCGGTTTAAACTGCTCTCCACCGGCGTGTATTTGGTGATGGGGTGGTTGGTGTTGATCGCGCTCAAACCGCTGATCGCCGAGCTGCCGCCGGGCGGCTTCACCTGGCTCATCGCCGGTGGTGCCTGCTACTCGCTCGGCACCGTCTTTTATCTCTGGCGCAAATTGCCCTACCACCACGCCGTCTGGCACCTCTGGGTCTTGGCGGGCAGCGTCTGTCACTGGATCGCGGTCTTCGGCTGGGTCGCGCAACCCGCGTGA